From Nitratidesulfovibrio vulgaris str. Hildenborough, a single genomic window includes:
- a CDS encoding succinate dehydrogenase/fumarate reductase iron-sulfur subunit codes for MPDTPVTFKVFRCAPGGEASRFDTFEVAVPGHASVLDALDAIRVDIDPTLVYRHSCHHSSCGTCAMRINGRDRLACITPAHEAAAESSVQGTVTLEPLRGLPLQGDLMVDMRAFYRHFDEHWSTLRPSEGRAQAALPAGIERFTRLENCIECGCCVSACPVTGTETGDGTSFAGPAVLAAVRREMGRGPDVPEGLAALAFGPHGEQHCQRHLACSRACPNGVYPARAIMDLRRMRERKE; via the coding sequence ATGCCCGACACCCCGGTAACCTTCAAGGTCTTCCGTTGCGCCCCCGGTGGCGAAGCCTCACGTTTCGACACCTTCGAGGTCGCCGTCCCCGGTCACGCCTCCGTGCTTGACGCACTAGACGCCATCCGCGTGGATATCGACCCCACGCTCGTCTACCGCCACTCATGCCACCACTCCAGTTGCGGGACATGTGCCATGCGCATCAACGGGCGCGACCGTCTTGCCTGCATAACCCCGGCCCACGAAGCCGCAGCGGAGTCGTCCGTGCAAGGCACGGTCACGCTGGAACCCTTGCGGGGCCTCCCCCTGCAAGGCGACCTCATGGTGGACATGCGCGCCTTCTATAGGCACTTCGACGAGCACTGGAGCACCCTGCGTCCTTCAGAAGGACGGGCACAGGCTGCCTTGCCCGCCGGAATCGAGCGGTTCACGCGTCTTGAGAACTGCATCGAATGTGGTTGCTGTGTCTCGGCCTGCCCTGTCACCGGCACAGAGACCGGCGACGGAACGTCTTTCGCCGGGCCTGCCGTACTCGCCGCCGTGCGCAGGGAAATGGGGCGCGGGCCGGATGTGCCCGAGGGACTGGCGGCCCTTGCCTTCGGCCCCCATGGTGAACAGCACTGCCAGCGGCATCTCGCCTGCAGCAGGGCCTGTCCCAACGGCGTCTATCCCGCACGCGCCATCATGGACTTGCGGCGCATGCGGGAACGCAAGGAATGA
- a CDS encoding LuxR C-terminal-related transcriptional regulator: MSARWRTVQDGAWVVLSIVTGESVEPGGRILVADAQPLVREGLKALFGVMDGVSVVAEVSSGGGVLTVCDRARPDLLLLDCCLPEKDGVLLARLIRARGGGERVLILCGHGGDCLDPAVAAGADGLLLKEADHEEVRFAVRSVLAGGFFVSPSVAGRLATRCRQGWALEDRRTGGWEALTPREREVLHYVAEGFRNREIADLLVVSEKTVEKHRANFMAKLGLHSAAEVRAFAQRQGLPLRLRDHLVEKG; the protein is encoded by the coding sequence ATGTCGGCGCGTTGGCGCACCGTACAAGACGGTGCATGGGTCGTATTGTCCATCGTAACGGGGGAAAGTGTGGAACCGGGAGGCAGGATTCTGGTCGCGGACGCGCAGCCGCTGGTGCGCGAGGGGCTCAAGGCGTTATTCGGCGTGATGGACGGGGTGTCCGTGGTTGCCGAGGTGTCCAGCGGGGGTGGCGTCCTCACTGTGTGTGACAGGGCGCGCCCTGACCTTCTGCTGCTCGACTGTTGCCTGCCGGAGAAGGATGGTGTCCTTCTCGCCCGCCTCATCAGGGCCCGCGGGGGGGGCGAACGTGTACTCATCCTGTGCGGGCATGGCGGCGACTGCCTCGACCCTGCTGTCGCGGCAGGGGCGGATGGTCTGTTGCTCAAGGAGGCGGACCACGAAGAGGTGCGCTTCGCAGTGCGCAGTGTCCTCGCAGGTGGTTTTTTCGTGAGTCCTTCGGTGGCGGGGCGACTGGCCACACGGTGCAGACAGGGGTGGGCCCTTGAAGACAGGCGGACCGGCGGGTGGGAGGCACTCACCCCGCGTGAGCGCGAAGTGTTGCATTACGTGGCCGAAGGATTCCGTAACCGGGAGATTGCAGACCTTCTGGTGGTGAGCGAAAAGACGGTGGAAAAGCACCGTGCCAACTTCATGGCGAAGCTTGGTCTGCACAGCGCTGCGGAAGTGAGGGCGTTCGCCCAGCGGCAGGGTTTGCCGTTACGGCTGCGGGACCACCTTGTGGAAAAAGGGTGA
- a CDS encoding phage regulatory CII family protein encodes MRQSITSITQSMVLGARQSKKIAECIGKPYPTMMRELNPFDHSAKLGAETLLEIMKVTRNVAALEYMARELGYKVTPCEGDGQLRHCD; translated from the coding sequence ATGCGGCAGTCGATCACGAGCATCACACAGTCCATGGTCCTTGGCGCGCGTCAATCGAAGAAGATCGCAGAATGTATAGGAAAACCCTATCCGACCATGATGCGCGAGCTCAACCCCTTCGACCACAGTGCGAAACTAGGGGCAGAGACCTTGCTGGAAATCATGAAGGTGACACGCAACGTTGCCGCGCTCGAATACATGGCCCGCGAACTGGGGTACAAGGTGACCCCGTGCGAGGGTGACGGACAGTTGCGCCATTGCGACTGA